One Cryptomeria japonica chromosome 9, Sugi_1.0, whole genome shotgun sequence genomic window carries:
- the LOC131062848 gene encoding uncharacterized protein LOC131062848, with amino-acid sequence MGGRGLYIRDWEPNFNPLLAPIEEVPIWLHLYNLPKEYWNEESFQAIGNKLGFYIKANETIESKDFSMYARICISWKPHFPLPAHIEIITNAGQWLHKIEVEETSERCKYCKKDGHTENTCPIGPKGKNVETTMKEEVKKFVRKENEMGGKETENGTPQSPQQPFLQGEVSAATINRTSVEDEIVMDVSLINKHLEAAGWVEEAIVRVEKEVEVLDKAKSRASLPVGMGQTSKLAKKSKNFRIMTLKRMELMKVERLREMKMMMNGDGWTRKISWRQGQ; translated from the coding sequence ATGGGTGGTAGGGGACTGTATATTAGAGATTGGGAACCTAACTTCAATCCCTTGCTGGCACCAATTGAAGAGGTGCCCATCTGGTTACATTTATATAATCTCCCCAAAGAGTATTGGAACGAGGAGTCCTTCCAAGCAATAGGTAATAAACTAGGTTTCTATATCAAAGCTAACGAGACTATAGAGTCAAAAGATTTCAGTATGTATGCACGAATCTGCATCAGTTGGAAACCCCATTTTCCACTTCCAGCACACATTGAGATCATTACCAATGCAGGGCAGTGGCTACATAAGATTGAGGTCGAAGAAACAAGTGAAAGATGCAAATACTGCAAAAAAGATGGACATACGGAGAATACATGTCCGATTGGCCCAAAAGGGAAAAATGTGGAGACAACGATGAAAGAAGAGGTAAAAAAATTTGtgagaaaagaaaatgaaatgggTGGGAAGGAAACAGAAAATGGCACGCCACAATCTCCACAACAGCCTTTCCTTCAAGGGGAGGTTTCGGCAGCCACTATCAATAGGACCTCAGTGGAGGATGAGATAGTAATGGATGTTTCTCTCATAAATAAACATCTGGAGGCTGCAGGTTGGGTAGAAGAAGCTATAGTTAGAGTGGAGAAAGAAGTAGAGGTCCTGGACAAAGCAAAATCCAGAGCTTCACTTCCTGTGGGAATGGGACAAACTTCGAAGCTTGCCAAGAAGAGTAAGAATTTCAGGATAATGACCCTGAAAAGGATGGAGCTAATGAAAGTAGAGAGACTGAgggagatgaagatgatgatgaatggGGATGGATGGACGAGGAAGATATCCTGGAGACAAGGACAGTAG